The following are from one region of the Terriglobia bacterium genome:
- the nadC gene encoding carboxylating nicotinate-nucleotide diphosphorylase, which translates to MDWHSRRLSAILEHALLEDRATSDATSRACIDAQQRATATILAKQDCILAGVGATARILEIYEHLDRNVIGHPEVISHGEIFDGVRLHKGQAIAVVRHNARALLSCERVILNVLQRLSGIATTTRKYVDAIHGTKARILDTRKTAPGLRVLDKYAVRCGGGQNHRLDLSDGMLIKNNHIALAGGVAVALQKALRNRREEQPIEIEVRSLAELDEALANGAESILLDNMKVEDVRQAVQRVAAHSRQVPVEASGGIRLENVREYAETGVDYISIGALTHSPQAVDLSMRIVPA; encoded by the coding sequence ATGGATTGGCATAGCCGAAGACTAAGCGCGATTTTGGAACACGCGCTGCTTGAAGATAGGGCGACCAGTGACGCCACGTCGCGCGCCTGCATTGACGCGCAGCAGCGCGCCACCGCCACCATCCTGGCCAAGCAGGATTGCATTCTTGCCGGGGTGGGCGCAACCGCCCGCATTCTTGAAATTTACGAGCATCTGGACCGCAACGTGATCGGCCACCCGGAAGTGATCAGCCACGGCGAGATATTTGACGGCGTTCGCTTACATAAAGGACAGGCCATTGCCGTGGTGCGGCACAATGCGCGCGCATTGCTTTCCTGTGAGCGAGTCATTTTGAACGTGCTTCAACGGCTTAGCGGGATTGCCACCACCACGCGCAAATATGTTGACGCCATCCATGGCACCAAGGCCCGAATCCTGGATACGCGCAAAACGGCCCCAGGACTGCGCGTGCTGGATAAATACGCGGTCCGCTGCGGAGGAGGCCAGAACCATCGGCTTGATCTCTCTGACGGCATGCTCATAAAAAATAACCACATCGCTCTGGCTGGAGGCGTGGCTGTGGCTTTGCAGAAGGCGTTGCGCAACCGCCGCGAGGAGCAGCCGATTGAAATCGAGGTTCGATCACTGGCCGAACTGGATGAAGCTTTGGCTAACGGAGCGGAGAGCATTCTGCTGGACAATATGAAAGTGGAAGACGTTCGCCAGGCCGTGCAGCGCGTTGCGGCCCATTCGCGGCAGGTTCCGGTAGAAGCCTCGGGCGGCATTCGACTGGAAAATGTTCGCGAGTACGCCGAAACCGGTGTGGACTACATTTCTATTGGAGCGCTCACTCATTCGCCGCAGGCTGTGGACTTGAGCATGCGGATTGTTCCGGCGTAA
- a CDS encoding YceI family protein gives MRKILGLLLAIVAVCGSALAADEYKIDPNHSSVNFAVTHLMVSTVNGRFNTFEGKVLYDSKDVTKSSVNVDIKTASVNTDNTSRDNDLRSPGFFDAEKFPDITFQSKSVEKKGNDYVAHGTLTIKGVSKDVDLPFELKGPVDAGKMGKVMGAHASLTVNRQDFGVSKAPGMVGNDIKIDLNVEAHMAPPAAAGK, from the coding sequence ATGCGTAAAATCCTGGGATTGCTGTTGGCGATCGTCGCCGTTTGCGGTTCTGCTCTGGCTGCCGATGAATACAAGATTGACCCCAACCATTCATCGGTTAACTTTGCTGTTACTCACTTGATGGTCAGCACCGTAAATGGCCGCTTCAATACGTTTGAGGGAAAGGTCCTTTATGACAGCAAGGACGTTACCAAGTCTTCTGTGAACGTGGACATCAAGACTGCGAGTGTCAACACTGATAATACGTCGCGGGACAATGATCTGCGCTCGCCTGGTTTCTTCGATGCAGAGAAATTTCCCGACATCACCTTCCAAAGCAAGTCGGTTGAAAAAAAAGGCAATGACTATGTGGCCCACGGCACGCTGACGATCAAGGGCGTCTCCAAGGACGTGGACCTGCCGTTTGAGTTGAAAGGGCCTGTTGACGCCGGCAAGATGGGAAAAGTGATGGGCGCTCATGCCAGCCTCACGGTAAATCGCCAGGACTTTGGCGTGTCCAAAGCGCCGGGAATGGTCGGCAATGACATAAAAATCGACCTCAACGTTGAAGCGCATATGGCGCCGCCAGCGGCCGCAGGGAAATAA